The stretch of DNA TCGAAGACCAGGGCGGCGGTTCCGGCGCTGAGCAGCGCGATGCCGCCCAAGGCGATTTTGGTGATGGAGTCCGCGCTGGAGACCAGCGTTTCCTTCAGCCGCTTGCGGAACAGCCGGCGGTGGACGCTGACGGGGAGGAGGATGAAGGCGGTGGTCAGGGCGGCGACAACAACGTTTGCCAGGTAGAGCGTCTCCTGGAAGCTGTCCAGGTCCTCGAACCGCGACTGGAAGGGGAGCGTCAGCAGGAACCCGGCCAGGATCTGTACACCCGTCTGAAGTACACGCAGCTCCTGCAGCAACTCGGCCCAGTTCCGGTCCAGCTGTTCTTCACGGGTTTCATTCCGCCCGGTCCTGCCGGTGTAGTCCTCCGCCCCTGACATTGCTGCGTCCTCCAATCCCGGCGAACCCCCTGTTCCCTTACTACTCTTCACCTACCCAGAAACAAGGCAACGTTGCGCCAACACCAGTATTTGATAAGTTTACTGATTATTGGTTCTGAACGGTGGACTTGGTTCCTTCGTGGGGGATAGCTTCGAAGAGCCGGTATACCGGCGAAGCTCTTCGGAAACCGACAACTGAGTAGGCGGACTATGAGCGGCACTAACAAGCAGGAAACAGGCAAGCAGACAGACCAGCCCAAGGATCCGCGGGGCGGCTACCACTCCGGGCCGTTCCCTGAACAGGAACAGAAGCAGCCCGGCCTTACCGCGCCCATGGATCCCAAGCCGGACCATGGCGAAGCGTCCTATGAAGGCAACGGAAAGCTTGAAGGCAAGGCAGCCCTCATCACCGGCGGCGACTCCGGAATCGGCAAAGCCGCGGCCATCGCCTTCGCCCGCGAGGGGGCCGACGTCGCCATCTCCTACCTTCCGGAAGAGGAAGACGACGCCCAGGACACCGCGGAATGGATCCGCAAGGCCGGGCGCCGCGCCCTGCTCTTTCCCGGTGACGGACGCGAGGAGGAGTTCAGCACGCGGATCGCGGACGAGGCCGCCAGTGAATTTGGCCGCCTGGACGTGGTGGTGCTGAACGCGGCCTACCAAAAGAACCGGGACAGCCTTGAGTCCCTGCCCACCGAAGAGTTCGACAGGGTCTTCAAGACCAACCTGTACTCACTGCTCTGGACGGCGCGGGCGGCCGTTCCACACCTGAAGGCGGGCGCCTCCATCATCACCACGGCATCGATCCAGGCGTTCAACCCGTCCCCGGGCCTGATCGACTACGCCATGACCAAGGCCGCCCAGGTGGCCTTCACCAAGGCGCTGGCCCAGGAACTGGGGCCCAAGGGAATCCGGGTCAACGCCGTTGCGCCCGGCCCCATCTGGACTCCGCTGATCCCGGCCACCGAATGGCCGGACAAGCTTCCCTCCTTCGGGCAGGACACGCCCCTGGAGCGCGCCGGGCAACCGGCCGAACTGGCAGCGGCCTACGTGCTGCTCGCTTCCGAAGACGGCTCCTACATTTCCGGGGCCGTACTCCCGGTAACCGGGGGCAAGGGCCTCTAGCCCGTTTCATACCGAATCAACCGCAACGCAATCAGGAGGAACCATGACGCAGGACAACCAGCACGCTGCACCCGAGACCGACCCGGGCGGCTACGGCACTCCAACCGCTGAGCAGGAAATGGGCGGGCAGAACCAGCAGGCCACCCAGGGTTCGCAGGGCGGCCAGGGCGCTGACACCAACGAACCGCAGTCCGACGGCGGGGAGCAGGTGGCGCGCGACGTCGACCTCCCCTCCAGCGCCGCCGAAATCGACGAGAACAACGACGACTCCAAGGGGTCCGCGCCCACCTCCTCGGAGCCGGGCCAGGAAGCAGCGGGTGTCCCGGACGGCAGCGGCAACGACCTTCCGCAGGAAAAGTCGCCGAAGGATGATGGCGGAGAAGAGTTCAACGCCGGCTAGCAGTACCGCTTCAGGACAAGGGCCCCGCGGCCGCACCGTCCCGGTGCAGCTGCGGGGCCCTTTACTTGCCCGGCTTGTTAGCGCTGTTCAGCGATCGGCCGTTCTACGCCAACGTTTGAAGGTAGTCCCTGATCCCGTCTGCTACCAGTTGATGGTCTTCGTCGGAAGTGAGGCCGGAGGCGGTGATGGCACCGATGACTCCGGCGCCCTGGACGCGGATGGGGAAGGAGCCGCCGGCC from Pseudarthrobacter chlorophenolicus A6 encodes:
- a CDS encoding DUF6328 family protein; protein product: MSGAEDYTGRTGRNETREEQLDRNWAELLQELRVLQTGVQILAGFLLTLPFQSRFEDLDSFQETLYLANVVVAALTTAFILLPVSVHRRLFRKRLKETLVSSADSITKIALGGIALLSAGTAALVFDVTAGREAGLTAGGALMAVMVVLLVYVPIHLNRKADAGKLDRKL
- a CDS encoding SDR family oxidoreductase, whose protein sequence is MSGTNKQETGKQTDQPKDPRGGYHSGPFPEQEQKQPGLTAPMDPKPDHGEASYEGNGKLEGKAALITGGDSGIGKAAAIAFAREGADVAISYLPEEEDDAQDTAEWIRKAGRRALLFPGDGREEEFSTRIADEAASEFGRLDVVVLNAAYQKNRDSLESLPTEEFDRVFKTNLYSLLWTARAAVPHLKAGASIITTASIQAFNPSPGLIDYAMTKAAQVAFTKALAQELGPKGIRVNAVAPGPIWTPLIPATEWPDKLPSFGQDTPLERAGQPAELAAAYVLLASEDGSYISGAVLPVTGGKGL